In the Arachis ipaensis cultivar K30076 chromosome B04, Araip1.1, whole genome shotgun sequence genome, AGAAGCACTGGGCTTATTTCAAGAAAGAGAGACACTTGAAATCATCATAGGAGGTGGAAGTACaccttccccttccccttcccctgCACCTACGCCACCTGATTATACGCCATGCCCTCCGCCACCGAAACCGCTGAGCCGTTTGGACAAAGCGCGAAAAGTGCTCCTCAACTTCACCAACTACATCGTAGACCCAAAAGGTTTCACCAGTAACTGGTGCACACAGACAATTAACACGTGCGATTTCAAAGGAATTCGGTGCGCCCCATACCCACACTCAAACGAACTTGCAGTTGCAGGGTTGGACCTCAACCAAGCNGAACTCACATTCTTCCATGTTAACTCCAACAACTTCTCCAGTTCCGTACCAAAGGAAATAATCAGTTACGGCTTTTTCTTCGAGCTTGATCTTAGCAACAACAAGCTTTGTGGTCAGTTTCCAATGGAAACGCTTAAGAACAAGAACCTAGTGTTCTTGGACCTCAGGTTCAACAACCTCGCCGGCCCGATTCCATGGCAACTATTCGAAATGGATCTCGACGTGAttttcatcaacaacaacaagttCAACCAGTTCCTCCCCCAGAATTTCGGAAATACCCCCGCAAGGTAAGATGTTTGTATTTGTTAGGCTTACTTTTTGGTAAAACTCATGTGTAATTATCTTTATCTAAAGTGAAGTTAATAATTGAGAATTATTAGAtgataattgaaattaaatttgtCAAACTATCCAACAAttctcaaatatcaacttcacataaaaataatGCACTTGAGACTTCGctagtatattttttttgttttcttacttGAACTATGTTCCAAGTAATTTGTTGAGCTCATTCTTTTAACCGCCGACAGGTACCTGACCTTTGCCAACAATCAATTATGCGGTCCGATACCAAGGAGCATCGGCAAGGCAGCCAACACTCTGACGGAGGTGCTCTTCCTTGGGAACAGGTTTGATGGCTGCTTGCCGTACGAAATCGGAAACCTAAAGAAAGCAGTTGTGTTTGATGTGAGCATGAACCAATTAACAGGTCCAATACCGTACTCGTTTGGTTGCTTGAGGCAGATTCAATTCTTGAATCTTGCGAAAAACAAATTCTACGGTGCGGTTCCGGAGAACGTTTGCAAGCTTCCGGGGCTGATTAATAACGGAAACTTGACCCTGTCAAACAACTACTTCACAGAGGTTGGTCCTGAATGCAGGAAATTGATAAAGTCAAAGGTTTTGGATTTGACCAATAACTGTGTTCCGGGTTTACTGAACCAGAGGCCACAAAAAGAGTGTTGGGAGTTTCTTCATAGTGTGAAGCCTTGTCCAAATGAGAAGTATCTTTTGAGTTATGCACCTTGTGCGGGATGGAAGGAAACTGAGAACACGGAGGAGGTGGCAGCGGCGACGGAGCCTGTTACTTATAACGCTCTCAAACCGCACCGGTTGAGACTTTGATGGTGTCGTAATCTGAGTCATAATGGGGTGCGGGGACTCtctgatttttttgaatttgacgATGATAATGATTGATTATGCTTCTTTTTAATTTGCACATATAGTTTCTTTAATAATTAGGGTCCTACACTCCTACTTTTGTGTCGGTGTGTGTTTATAGTTTCAATTGTTGAATAAGAAATGTAATCCATTCAGATATCTAAAATATAATTTTCCTAATTATTCCAATAAATATAATCATATCTTATTGATAGCATAactatgtttctttttatttaaattaaaattgttaTTATGTAAAGATATTCTTACATGAATATGATAGATAAGATCAACAGATTTTAATTATTatctttatatttttaattaattaattcattatttattattggacaccttttttgaaaatataattgAGCtgagaaataaagagaaaaagaattgGAGAAAGAGTTGTTTTTGTGTTATAACACAAGTTTTAGCAAGAAAATGTTATATAATACTATCAAAATGATATATGATATTATTCATATTCTGACCCAATAAATAAAAACTAGGCACAACAAAACGAAAGAGTCCATCATTAAAGGTGGCCTTCATGATCAActcgacctctttaaagaggtcagaCATTGGCATAAGGGGAAAAGTTCTACTTGCCTCAAAGCAGGTAATTACTCCCAAAAATCTTTCTTACTATCTCTACTTCATTTAGAAGGTAAATCCCAATAAACTCTCAAGATAAAGGAAACGCTTATCTATCAGAAAAGATGGAGCTACTCCTATAAAGATAGTTATCAGCTCTACTATAAATAAACTGGAACCCCTAGGTATAATtcacgttct is a window encoding:
- the LOC107639288 gene encoding uncharacterized protein At4g06744 (The sequence of the model RefSeq protein was modified relative to this genomic sequence to represent the inferred CDS: added 158 bases not found in genome assembly), which codes for MGRGTTTTNSLFFSSLLLLLSSLLFQNGVVYAQEKIASSEEEALGLFQERETLEIIIGGGSTPSPSPSPAPTPPDYTPCPPPPKPLSRLDKARKVLLNFTNYIVDPKGFTSNWCTQTFNTCNFHGIRCATYPGSNEPAVAGLDLNQAGIYGRNNKPLSLSGILDRIPELTFFHVNSNNFSSSVPKEIISYGFFFELDLSNNKLCGQFPMETLKNKNLVFLDLRFNNLAGPIPWQLFEMDLDVIFINNNKFNQFLPQNFGNTPARYLTFANNQLCGPIPRSIGKAANTLTEVLFLGNRFDGCLPYEIGNLKKAVVFDVSMNQLTGPIPYSFGCLRQIQFLNLAKNKFYGAVPENVCKLPGLINNGNLTLSNNYFTEVGPECRKLIKSKVLDLTNNCVPGLLNQRPQKECWEFLHSVKPCPNEKYLLSYAPCAGWKETENTEEVAAATEPVTYNALKPHRLRL